The proteins below are encoded in one region of bacterium:
- a CDS encoding phospholipase D-like domain-containing protein, producing MSDDILFDDHISPAILDLLRRAGKGDPVVCVTPYLKLYDRARQAIRSATDNRVRLTFLVRKDASASFHDDLVWLDSHGIRVYLLENLHAKVYWSPSRMIISSMNMHEASVSRSYEVAVVTRMMSDIREMRARINEWLSFASPLSGYDDLGYCIRCGETRSFNLGYPLCESCFGTYGYVRMAAGEDPFCHKCGIRVRTSYEKPLCKDCERSMAGPAQSRTRF from the coding sequence ATGAGCGATGATATCTTGTTCGACGATCACATTTCCCCGGCCATTCTCGATCTATTGAGGCGAGCGGGGAAGGGCGATCCTGTGGTCTGTGTAACGCCATACCTGAAACTTTATGACCGGGCTCGCCAGGCAATACGCAGCGCCACGGACAACCGTGTGCGACTTACTTTCCTCGTCAGGAAGGACGCGAGTGCCAGTTTCCACGACGACCTCGTGTGGCTGGATTCGCATGGAATCCGGGTGTATCTTCTGGAGAATTTGCACGCCAAAGTCTATTGGTCTCCGAGTCGCATGATCATCAGCAGCATGAATATGCACGAAGCGTCCGTCAGCCGGAGTTACGAGGTTGCCGTGGTCACGCGCATGATGTCCGACATCCGGGAAATGCGGGCCAGGATCAATGAGTGGCTGTCCTTCGCTTCGCCGCTGAGCGGATATGATGACCTTGGCTATTGCATCCGTTGCGGCGAGACTCGCAGCTTCAACCTCGGTTATCCGCTGTGTGAATCATGTTTCGGAACGTATGGCTATGTTCGCATGGCTGCCGGCGAGGATCCATTTTGTCACAAGTGCGGAATACGAGTGCGAACCTCGTATGAGAAACCATTGTGCAAAGACTGCGAGCGTTCGATGGCCGGACCAGCACAGTCGCGCACACGATTTTGA
- a CDS encoding leucyl aminopeptidase, with product MKISTAFDSVSAAPDAIAVFLFDDEVRSPRLPSLNRATVNEITRLIAASKFAGKKEETVRHYTDRASSPMVILLGLGSRKDFQWQTLRLAAGAAVRNGRDHGAKTMALVSEDKLADDLSVEQVTHALAEGVVLGNWRFDSYKKIPPKEVKDLNTVTVYYATESRKKAADKVIKRHAEIARCMNLARQWGTEPANVVTTDYLAREARKLSARGLKVTVLERPQMQRLGMNLLLAVAKGSAMPPKLIIMEWNPRGAKKTYAFVGKGLVFDSGGLNIKVASMEEMKSDMCGAAAVLAAMNGVAELKPDVRVIGVIGAVENAIGPDAYRPSDIYTAYNGKTVEIGNTDAEGRLVLADALAYTVDKYKPNGMVDVATLTGAAVVALGHYADAVFSNDDHWRQTVMSAADRAGERQWHMPLFDEYGQEMKGDVAQLRNVPGHRWGGSCTAAAFLKEFVDDTPWVHIDIAPTAFPGVVSSIQPKATASGSAVRTMLELVTGTK from the coding sequence ATGAAAATTTCGACTGCTTTCGATTCGGTATCGGCCGCGCCCGACGCGATTGCCGTATTCCTGTTCGATGATGAAGTGCGCTCGCCGCGCTTGCCGTCGCTGAATCGCGCGACGGTGAATGAAATCACGCGGCTGATCGCCGCGTCGAAGTTCGCCGGTAAGAAGGAAGAAACGGTGCGCCATTACACCGACCGCGCCTCGTCGCCGATGGTGATTCTGCTCGGCTTGGGCTCGCGCAAGGATTTTCAGTGGCAGACGCTGCGCCTGGCCGCCGGAGCCGCCGTGCGCAACGGGCGCGACCACGGCGCCAAGACCATGGCGCTGGTCAGCGAAGATAAACTGGCCGATGATCTGAGCGTCGAGCAGGTGACGCATGCTCTGGCCGAAGGCGTGGTGCTCGGCAACTGGCGCTTCGACAGCTACAAGAAAATTCCGCCCAAAGAGGTCAAGGACCTGAACACGGTCACGGTCTATTACGCGACAGAATCGCGCAAGAAGGCGGCGGACAAGGTCATCAAGCGGCATGCGGAAATCGCGCGCTGCATGAATCTGGCGCGGCAGTGGGGTACGGAGCCGGCCAATGTGGTGACGACGGATTATCTGGCGCGTGAGGCCCGCAAGCTCTCGGCGCGGGGGTTGAAGGTAACCGTGCTGGAACGTCCGCAGATGCAGCGGCTGGGAATGAATCTGCTGCTGGCTGTGGCCAAGGGCAGCGCCATGCCGCCCAAGCTGATCATCATGGAATGGAATCCGCGCGGCGCAAAAAAGACCTATGCCTTTGTCGGCAAGGGACTGGTGTTCGATTCGGGCGGCCTGAATATCAAGGTTGCCTCGATGGAAGAGATGAAGTCCGATATGTGCGGCGCAGCGGCGGTGCTGGCGGCCATGAATGGCGTGGCGGAGTTGAAGCCGGATGTGCGCGTGATCGGTGTGATCGGCGCGGTGGAAAATGCCATCGGCCCCGATGCCTACCGGCCCTCGGATATCTACACGGCTTACAACGGCAAAACGGTTGAGATCGGCAACACCGATGCGGAAGGCCGCCTCGTGCTGGCCGACGCGCTGGCTTACACCGTGGACAAGTACAAGCCCAACGGCATGGTGGACGTCGCCACGCTCACCGGAGCGGCCGTGGTGGCCCTTGGGCACTATGCGGACGCGGTGTTCTCCAATGACGATCACTGGCGGCAGACGGTGATGAGCGCGGCGGATCGCGCGGGCGAGCGCCAGTGGCACATGCCGCTGTTCGATGAATACGGCCAGGAGATGAAAGGCGACGTCGCGCAGCTTCGCAATGTTCCCGGCCATCGCTGGGGCGGCTCCTGCACGGCGGCGGCGTTCCTCAAAGAGTTCGTCGACGACACCCCGTGGGTTCACATCGACATCGCCCCCACGGCTTTCCCCGGCGTTGTTTCCTCCATCCAACCCAAGGCCACGGCTTCGGGTTCTGCGGTGAGGACAATGTTGGAACTGGTGACGGGGACGAAGTAG
- the panD gene encoding aspartate 1-decarboxylase has translation MIREVMGGKLHLVRITQCNLDYEGSCAIDQNLLDAANILPFERIHIYNVNSGQRLDTYAIPGRRGSGMIGLNGAAARLAQKGDRVIIVTYVQVNEDEIASHRSTVIMVDEKNQPVKTIRHSLRSKS, from the coding sequence ATGATACGGGAAGTCATGGGCGGAAAACTTCATCTGGTGCGCATTACCCAATGCAATCTGGATTACGAAGGCTCCTGCGCCATTGATCAGAATCTGCTCGACGCGGCGAACATTTTACCCTTCGAGCGCATTCATATCTACAACGTCAACAGCGGACAGCGGCTGGATACCTATGCGATTCCCGGACGGCGCGGCTCGGGCATGATTGGCCTGAATGGCGCGGCGGCGCGCCTCGCGCAAAAGGGAGATCGCGTGATCATCGTCACCTATGTGCAGGTCAACGAAGACGAGATCGCGTCCCACCGCTCCACCGTGATTATGGTGGACGAAAAAAATCAGCCGGTCAAGACGATTCGTCATAGCCTGCGGAGCAAATCATGA
- a CDS encoding nitronate monooxygenase produces the protein MKRNTPHVAMINRITELYSIRYPIIQAGMVWTSGWKLCVACSKAGCLGLVGAGSMKPDLLREHLQKTKSALGDEFSYGVNVPLQRKDVDDLLNVCIEEGVKIIFTSAGNPALYTQKLKDAGMVVTHVVPSAKLARKAEDRGVDAVVAEGTEAGGHNGVDEIPTFVLIPQVRDAIKIPLMAAGGIADGRTMAAAMALGAEGVQIGTRFAATAESSSSERFKQAVVQAGEADTVLSMKALAPVRMIKNPFALKTADLEKHGATADEMRALLDGQKRERRGIFEGDWEEGQFEAGMSVGLIHDVLPVADVVERLLNEYRRTLREMCGHGGLAEDLAEVSGELRRNA, from the coding sequence ATGAAAAGGAATACCCCGCACGTTGCCATGATCAACCGCATTACTGAACTCTACAGCATTCGTTACCCCATTATTCAGGCGGGAATGGTCTGGACCTCCGGCTGGAAACTCTGCGTGGCCTGTTCGAAGGCGGGCTGCCTCGGGCTGGTCGGCGCGGGTTCCATGAAACCGGATCTTTTGCGGGAACATTTGCAGAAGACGAAGAGTGCGCTGGGCGACGAGTTTTCTTACGGTGTCAACGTGCCGCTGCAGCGCAAGGACGTGGACGATCTGCTGAATGTCTGCATCGAGGAAGGGGTGAAGATTATCTTCACTTCGGCGGGCAATCCTGCGCTCTACACGCAGAAGCTCAAAGACGCGGGCATGGTGGTAACGCACGTGGTGCCTTCCGCCAAACTGGCCCGCAAAGCCGAAGATCGCGGCGTAGATGCCGTGGTGGCCGAAGGAACCGAAGCGGGCGGCCACAACGGGGTGGATGAGATTCCGACCTTTGTGTTGATTCCGCAGGTGCGCGATGCCATCAAGATTCCGCTGATGGCCGCGGGCGGTATCGCCGACGGACGCACCATGGCAGCGGCAATGGCGCTGGGCGCCGAAGGTGTGCAGATCGGCACGCGATTCGCGGCCACCGCAGAATCATCATCGTCCGAACGGTTTAAGCAGGCGGTGGTTCAGGCGGGCGAAGCCGATACGGTATTATCCATGAAGGCGCTGGCTCCGGTGCGAATGATCAAGAATCCCTTTGCGCTGAAGACAGCGGATCTGGAGAAGCACGGTGCCACGGCAGACGAAATGCGCGCGCTGCTCGACGGACAGAAGCGCGAGCGCCGGGGAATTTTCGAAGGCGATTGGGAAGAAGGCCAGTTTGAGGCCGGGATGAGCGTGGGACTGATCCACGATGTGCTCCCCGTCGCCGATGTGGTGGAAAGACTTTTGAATGAATACCGCCGGACGCTAAGAGAGATGTGCGGCCACGGAGGATTGGCGGAGGACCTGGCCGAAGTGTCCGGTGAATTGAGGAGAAACGCATGA
- a CDS encoding NADH-quinone oxidoreductase subunit I encodes MIDVKPVRQIDLTFWQKTYYPEAVKGLAITFRHFFTNFFRHVGRTLGMKTKAPAVTIQYPEERRFVSPRWRGLHRLMLRPDGSPRCVACMMCETACPDRCIYITPGETSDGRIEKYPVAFEIDLLRCCFCGLCVEACPEDAIRMDTGILELGAYARTDLFLDREFLLSDKPELTTHEQYPGELEGAPVHRINLLKLAKGHGAH; translated from the coding sequence ATGATTGATGTAAAACCGGTTCGCCAGATTGATCTGACGTTCTGGCAGAAAACATATTACCCCGAAGCGGTCAAGGGACTGGCCATTACCTTCCGCCATTTCTTCACCAACTTCTTCCGCCATGTAGGACGGACGTTGGGCATGAAGACCAAGGCGCCGGCGGTGACCATTCAGTATCCCGAAGAGCGCCGCTTCGTCTCGCCGCGCTGGCGCGGCCTGCACCGGCTGATGCTCCGTCCCGACGGAAGCCCGCGCTGCGTGGCCTGCATGATGTGCGAGACGGCTTGCCCGGACCGCTGCATCTACATCACCCCCGGCGAGACCTCCGATGGCCGCATCGAAAAGTATCCCGTTGCGTTCGAGATTGACCTGCTGCGCTGCTGCTTCTGCGGTTTGTGCGTGGAAGCCTGCCCGGAAGACGCGATTCGCATGGACACGGGGATACTCGAACTCGGCGCTTATGCCCGCACGGACCTCTTTTTGGACCGGGAGTTCCTGCTGAGCGACAAGCCCGAACTGACTACGCACGAGCAGTATCCCGGAGAGCTGGAAGGCGCGCCCGTGCACCGGATCAACCTGCTGAAGCTTGCCAAGGGGCATGGGGCGCATTGA
- a CDS encoding complex I subunit 1 family protein, protein MLVAILIIVIKVAVVFAGIMTGAFLLTWAERKQSALMSDRIGANRASILGIRLWGIINSLADALKLIFKEDFLPPKSMRFLHAIAPVFAMLPVFLTFAVLPFGPPVMIAGEQVNLQILSLDVGLLFVLAFGSIAVYGVMLAGWASNNKYSLIGGMRASAQMISYEIILGLCLIGPVLVYGTLDPGKMVAEQNLLLWGWLPKWGIFVQPLAFLLFLPAAMAETKRAPFDLPEGESEIIGFATEYSGMRWGMFFLGEFAEIVVLAAVLATVFFGGYQIPFLYGGMENMGGPGFHFPGGAYVPVAEWLVVALRVIAFTLKVGILMFLQMQIRWTFPRFRYDQLMRVSWREMMPVALLNIGITGLVLMLLK, encoded by the coding sequence ATGCTGGTTGCCATTCTGATCATCGTAATAAAGGTCGCCGTCGTTTTCGCCGGCATCATGACCGGCGCGTTTCTTCTGACGTGGGCCGAGCGCAAGCAGAGCGCGTTGATGTCCGATCGGATCGGCGCCAACCGCGCGTCTATTCTGGGTATACGACTGTGGGGAATCATCAACTCCCTCGCCGATGCCCTGAAGCTCATCTTCAAAGAAGATTTCTTGCCACCCAAGAGCATGCGCTTCCTGCATGCGATTGCGCCGGTGTTCGCCATGCTGCCCGTGTTTCTGACCTTTGCCGTGCTGCCCTTCGGGCCGCCGGTAATGATCGCCGGTGAGCAGGTCAATTTACAGATTCTGAGCCTTGACGTTGGACTGCTGTTTGTGCTGGCGTTCGGTTCCATTGCGGTGTACGGCGTTATGCTGGCAGGTTGGGCGTCCAATAATAAGTATTCGCTGATCGGCGGCATGCGCGCCTCGGCCCAGATGATCTCCTATGAAATTATCCTCGGTCTGTGCCTGATCGGCCCGGTGCTGGTGTACGGAACTCTCGATCCGGGCAAAATGGTTGCCGAGCAGAATCTGCTGCTGTGGGGATGGCTGCCCAAGTGGGGCATTTTCGTGCAGCCGCTGGCTTTCCTGCTGTTCCTGCCCGCGGCAATGGCCGAAACCAAGCGCGCGCCGTTTGACCTTCCCGAAGGCGAATCCGAGATCATCGGCTTTGCCACGGAGTATTCCGGCATGCGCTGGGGCATGTTCTTCCTCGGTGAATTCGCCGAAATCGTCGTCCTTGCCGCTGTGCTGGCAACGGTGTTTTTCGGCGGCTATCAGATTCCGTTCCTGTACGGCGGCATGGAAAATATGGGCGGCCCGGGCTTCCACTTCCCCGGCGGGGCGTACGTGCCCGTCGCCGAGTGGCTTGTGGTCGCGCTGCGCGTCATCGCGTTCACGCTGAAGGTTGGGATTCTGATGTTCCTGCAAATGCAGATCCGCTGGACCTTCCCGCGCTTCCGCTACGACCAACTGATGCGCGTGTCCTGGCGGGAAATGATGCCCGTGGCCCTGCTCAATATCGGCATCACCGGTCTGGTGCTGATGCTTCTGAAGTAG